The proteins below come from a single Roseiflexus sp. RS-1 genomic window:
- a CDS encoding flavin monoamine oxidase family protein, translated as MPAEYSTPEYVDVIRRGIVPAFGPPSRPKRVIIVGAGVAGLVAGYELLRAGHDPLILEARNRVGGRICTLREPFSNGLYGEAGAMRIPRAHTLTMMYIDRFGLPTTDFMMESDQTWVHIGGVKRRLAEVRSNPDALGFETAPAEKGRLAGDIWAETIRPLVAQIERDGQAGWDAIYAEYDAYSVREFLELKGWSEGLIEMFGLLNNQEALMNSSFLELFREEAGNYYTNMCQIVGGMDRFVHAFLPELEGRIRYGARMVALDQTPDQAIVHYQTMAGRFQAVGDDAVITAPFPVLRHIEVIKPFSRAKQRAIRQLHYDAAAKIFFQCRRRFWETDDGIYGGGTVTDMPIRNLYYTDWGKETGRGVLLASYTWSEDAQRWGSLTPRDRIEQALENVAVIHPQITTEFEVGASYMWHDDEFAGGAFALFEPGQQTLLHDAIIEPEGRFHFAGEHASLYHAWIQGAIESGLRAAIAVHRAP; from the coding sequence GTGCCAGCAGAGTATTCGACGCCAGAGTACGTGGATGTGATTCGTCGTGGGATCGTACCAGCGTTTGGTCCACCATCGCGCCCAAAGCGGGTGATTATCGTCGGTGCCGGGGTTGCCGGGCTGGTTGCTGGCTACGAACTGCTGCGCGCCGGGCATGATCCCCTGATCCTGGAGGCGCGCAACCGCGTCGGCGGGCGGATCTGCACCCTCCGCGAACCTTTCTCCAACGGATTGTACGGCGAAGCCGGGGCAATGCGCATTCCGCGTGCGCATACCCTGACGATGATGTATATCGACCGATTTGGCTTGCCGACCACCGATTTCATGATGGAAAGCGATCAGACCTGGGTGCATATCGGCGGGGTCAAACGTCGTCTGGCGGAGGTGCGGTCCAACCCCGATGCGCTCGGGTTCGAAACGGCGCCAGCGGAGAAAGGCAGACTCGCTGGCGACATCTGGGCGGAAACTATTCGTCCGCTGGTAGCGCAGATCGAGCGGGATGGGCAGGCGGGCTGGGATGCGATCTATGCAGAGTACGACGCATACTCGGTGCGCGAGTTCCTCGAACTCAAGGGGTGGTCGGAAGGACTGATCGAGATGTTCGGTCTGCTGAACAACCAGGAAGCGCTGATGAATTCCTCCTTCCTGGAACTCTTCCGCGAAGAAGCCGGCAACTACTACACCAATATGTGCCAGATCGTCGGTGGGATGGACCGCTTCGTCCATGCGTTCCTGCCGGAACTCGAAGGGCGCATTCGCTATGGCGCGCGTATGGTTGCGCTCGACCAGACGCCCGATCAGGCGATTGTCCATTACCAGACGATGGCAGGGCGCTTTCAGGCAGTGGGCGATGATGCCGTCATCACCGCGCCGTTCCCGGTGCTGCGGCACATCGAGGTGATCAAACCCTTCTCGCGCGCAAAACAGCGCGCTATCCGCCAGTTGCACTACGATGCCGCCGCCAAGATTTTCTTCCAGTGCCGTCGCCGCTTCTGGGAAACTGACGACGGAATCTATGGCGGCGGAACGGTGACGGATATGCCCATCCGCAATCTGTACTACACCGATTGGGGCAAAGAGACTGGACGCGGCGTGCTGCTCGCCAGTTATACCTGGTCGGAGGACGCGCAACGCTGGGGGTCGCTCACACCGCGCGACCGTATTGAGCAGGCGTTGGAGAATGTCGCCGTCATTCATCCGCAGATCACCACAGAGTTCGAGGTCGGCGCTTCGTATATGTGGCACGATGATGAGTTTGCCGGTGGCGCGTTCGCGCTCTTTGAACCAGGACAGCAGACATTGCTTCACGATGCGATTATCGAACCGGAGGGGCGCTTCCATTTTGCCGGTGAACATGCATCGCTGTACCATGCCTGGATCCAGGGGGCGATTGAGTCCGGCTTGCGCGCGGCGATTGCAGTGCACCGGGCGCCATAG
- a CDS encoding xylulokinase, with the protein MKPDMPILAIDLGTSGPKVALVTVAGEILAWEFEPVRLTLLPNGGAEQHAEEWWEAIGRAARRLTAATGITRVAAVSATAQWSGTVAVGGDNQPLASAIIWMDSRGAPDIRTLVAGRPTIAGYGAAKLITWIRLTGGAPGLAGKDPLAHILYLRRAHPDVYRATSVFLEPKDYINLRLTGVRAASFDSITLHWLTDNRAIDRVDYAPQLLALTGVERAKLPDLRRAIDILGPLTADAAMHLGIEPGAPVAVGSSDIHSAAVGAGAVRDYDANLYVGTSSWLVCHVPFKRTDLIHNMASLPSAIPGKYLLTNEQECAGACITFLRDNLLFPDDEFTTSRPERFYDLLDRIVEREAPGSGGVIFTPWLYGERTPVEDHTVRGGFHNLSLTTTRAQMMRAVMEGVAYNMRWLRDAVQRCLRRPPGAIIITGGGAQSAVWGQIFADVLGRPIHQASHPILANARGAALIAAVAIGRRSFSDIVAPIAAVHRPHPEYTRIYDELFRAFIRIYRQNRDIYARLNRR; encoded by the coding sequence ATGAAACCGGACATGCCCATCCTGGCAATTGACCTTGGCACCTCTGGTCCCAAAGTTGCGCTGGTGACGGTTGCGGGCGAGATTCTGGCGTGGGAGTTCGAGCCGGTGCGATTGACGCTGCTTCCGAACGGCGGCGCCGAGCAGCACGCAGAGGAGTGGTGGGAGGCGATCGGGCGGGCTGCGCGCCGTTTGACCGCCGCCACCGGCATCACCCGCGTTGCCGCCGTCAGTGCAACGGCACAGTGGTCGGGAACGGTCGCCGTCGGTGGCGACAATCAACCACTCGCCAGTGCAATCATCTGGATGGACTCGCGCGGTGCGCCGGATATCCGCACGCTGGTTGCCGGTCGTCCGACGATTGCGGGGTACGGCGCCGCAAAACTGATAACCTGGATACGTCTCACCGGCGGCGCGCCCGGTCTTGCCGGCAAGGACCCGCTGGCGCACATCCTGTACCTGCGCCGCGCCCATCCCGATGTGTACCGCGCAACCAGCGTCTTTCTCGAACCGAAGGATTATATCAACCTGCGCCTGACCGGGGTGCGCGCTGCGTCGTTCGACTCGATCACCCTTCACTGGTTGACCGACAATCGTGCAATTGATCGGGTGGATTATGCACCGCAACTGCTGGCGCTGACCGGCGTCGAACGGGCGAAGTTGCCCGACCTGCGACGCGCGATCGATATCCTCGGACCGCTGACTGCCGACGCCGCTATGCATCTCGGAATCGAACCGGGCGCGCCGGTCGCGGTTGGCTCATCGGATATTCATTCGGCGGCGGTGGGCGCTGGCGCAGTGCGCGACTACGATGCCAACCTGTACGTTGGCACCTCATCGTGGCTCGTCTGCCACGTGCCGTTCAAGCGCACCGACCTGATCCACAATATGGCATCGCTGCCGTCGGCAATTCCGGGAAAATATCTGCTCACCAACGAACAGGAGTGCGCCGGCGCGTGCATCACCTTCCTGCGCGACAATCTGCTCTTCCCCGATGATGAGTTCACAACGTCGCGTCCTGAGCGCTTTTATGACCTGCTGGATCGAATAGTGGAACGCGAAGCGCCCGGAAGCGGTGGCGTGATCTTCACCCCCTGGCTCTACGGCGAACGCACGCCGGTCGAAGATCACACGGTGCGCGGCGGGTTCCATAACCTGTCGCTGACAACCACACGCGCCCAAATGATGCGCGCCGTGATGGAAGGGGTCGCTTACAATATGCGCTGGCTGCGCGACGCAGTGCAGCGCTGCCTGCGACGTCCGCCTGGCGCGATCATCATCACCGGCGGCGGCGCACAGTCAGCCGTGTGGGGGCAGATCTTCGCCGATGTGCTGGGGCGCCCGATCCATCAGGCGTCCCACCCGATCCTGGCGAATGCGCGTGGAGCGGCGCTGATCGCAGCCGTTGCGATTGGACGACGTTCGTTCAGCGATATTGTCGCGCCGATCGCTGCCGTCCACCGTCCGCACCCTGAGTATACGCGCATCTACGACGAACTGTTTCGTGCGTTCATTCGGATCTATCGCCAGAATCGGGACATTTACGCCCGACTGAACCGGAGGTGA
- a CDS encoding Uma2 family endonuclease produces the protein MTTVTRNSPLLLVRETDGVTIDLAPLQGLWTVDQYLKLTDYTRCLVEFSHGNLEVLPMPTQRHQMILAFLYRVFFAFLQPRGGLVLFAPLRLRVSPAAFREPDLLLLLHADDPRAQNRYWSGADLVLDVVSEDDPECDTVDKVHDYAGAGIPEYWIVNPLDETITVLSLAGDGYEPHGIFRRGDQADSALLEGFSVSVDAVFDAS, from the coding sequence ATGACAACGGTCACACGCAACTCACCCTTGCTGCTGGTGCGTGAAACGGATGGCGTCACCATCGATCTTGCACCGTTGCAGGGTCTCTGGACAGTCGATCAGTATCTGAAACTGACCGATTATACGCGCTGTCTGGTGGAGTTTTCTCATGGCAACCTGGAGGTGCTGCCGATGCCTACACAACGCCACCAGATGATTCTGGCGTTTTTGTACCGCGTGTTCTTCGCGTTCCTGCAACCACGCGGCGGGTTGGTCCTCTTCGCGCCGCTCCGATTGCGAGTCAGTCCGGCAGCGTTCCGTGAGCCGGACCTGTTGCTCCTGTTGCACGCCGACGATCCGCGAGCACAAAACCGCTACTGGTCCGGCGCCGATCTGGTGCTGGACGTGGTGAGTGAGGACGATCCGGAATGTGATACGGTCGATAAGGTGCACGACTACGCTGGCGCAGGAATACCCGAATACTGGATTGTCAATCCACTGGACGAGACGATCACCGTTCTGTCGCTTGCTGGCGACGGCTACGAACCTCACGGCATCTTCCGGCGCGGCGATCAGGCGGATTCGGCGCTGCTCGAGGGCTTCAGTGTGAGTGTCGATGCAGTTTTTGATGCATCATAA